From the Asterias amurensis chromosome 1, ASM3211899v1 genome, the window TGGGTCGTATTTTAGTTATTTCTAGTAAGCTCAATTCTAATGGGGAGTCCAAATTAATTATAGGATTTGTAATATAGAGCGCCACCAAGCGCTTTTACCGGAGAGGTGGTGTTCAAAAAGCACAGTGAATAATATTATTAGTAAGAGTCgagattttgagaaaagcaattTGAATCTTAGCCCGGCCAGAAACGCACtgggggttaaccctgtttgaagcttattttcaaaatgttttccaTCTTGCGAATTCTTTTATATCGGCGTTAGCCAATAAAACGTTTGTCATATCTTTTAAAGCGAAAATAAAAGTTAGGAAAATAAAGGGTCTTTTTCTGATAACATCGTGTTGTTATGACAGGTCATTGTGAGGACCCTTTGTCTAGTTAGATAAAGTCATTGATTTCAAGGCGATTATCACAGAAAGGAACAGCTGCATTTTGAACATGCGATGCAGAAAATGCTATAAAATACCGAGTCCTTAAATGAGCAACCACTTGACGGTAATTAGTCTTCACCCGGTGGTACTGTCAAATATCTACGATGAAGCTGTTTTTGTTGTGCATGTGTGTAGCCTTCGCTCAAGGCGGCCTGGCTACACTTCACATGGCCAAAGAGCGCGGTTTACCAAACAACTACATTGTTCAACTGAAGGTAAAGTCTATCAAGCAGTTTAAAACGTGGTttaattacacatttttgttaATGCCTAAATTAAACAATGACGGTACAATTTAAAGTGTAGATTTTAAACCACTGTAGTCGCACAACTATTCTAGCGTGCACAATGGTTTTAGTTTCATTTGAAATCAAGAGCAAGTTGCGCAGTGCCACACTGTGCTGAATGCAATTCAGCTGTGCAGTGTAGTtaattgctttacttttttgaaaaagtattttgttcttgttgcaatttagttttttacttttcttttcacaaataaataaataatagctCAGCAGAAAACGGTTGATGCCGAGCGTCTagagactgtttttttttcttttaaacatactCATTTGTAAAACAACGGCTAATTATGTtttaagtgttttgttttgatcagTTTATAATAATCCAGTCTACATACGAAGTAAATCACCGTAGAACCACCAGGTTTGATTTTCTCTCGCATAATTTCATCTTAGTACTAACTTTTTTCATTACAGGATGTAGCCGATGTGGATCAAGTGGCGGATGAGTTGGAGGGTTACTTCACTCAGATGCGAACCCCGATTGGTAAAATAAATAAGATCCGCCTGGTCATGCGCGCCCTCACTCTCAGAATCCCACCACATCTAGTCAACTATGTAAGTTaatagggccatgtcacacgaggcaatttacaggcaacctgTTTCAGGCAATCTCCAGGTTAGAAAGGCATTTACatttaaatgttaaaatattttccttggggatcgtaagacattgaATGGAAAATTACCAAAGAGTAATTGTAGCGTGCACTGCAGTAattgcctccaagttgcatTGAAAAGGGCCTTGTCACTTAAAGGCCCTGAAACGTTTATCTCTTGGGAAGCTCGTCTTTGCAGGAAAACGCGTTCAGCTGCTCATACTGAACCTTAAGATCTGCTTAAGTTTCTCTAAAGCACCAGTATACTGTTGAACCCGTTCTATTTTACTTTTGCAAAATGTTTGATCTTGATTATAACCGTGGGGGCTCATAACGTTAACACTGCAACTGCAATGTGGTAAAACGAACGGACTGACTGATTCAAATTGAGTCAAAGATGTTCCTAAATGTGCCTCTTATTTCCCTTCAGTTTCAGCCAGTATAAAGGATCATAGTAATCACAAAGAACACTGATATATTTTAATGAAAGGGTACATTGATCCACAACCCTACAGGGAAACACTTCCCTCTAAACGTCACAGTCATGAAAACATGACTGAATAAATAACTAAAATGACAAACTTTCCCCTAATACTGGCATGGCAGGTCCGCTCCCTGGATGCCGTTGAGTTCGTTGAACAGGACAGTCTTGGTCATATTCAAGGCCAACAGAATGGAGCTACGTGGGGCATCGATCGAGTTGATCAGCGTGATTTACCATTAGACAACACGTTCAAATATCCCGATGACTTATTAAAACTCATACTATCGATAATTCAAGTTGTACAATAACATCATTGGCTGGGAGAGGGCCAAGAGATTGGTTGGTGGCAGCACGCATCTTTTAACGGGATAAAGTTATGGTTTCCGGACCCAATTTCACGTAGCTGCTTGGTAGAATGTGTAGGATACAAGTCACAAAGTGTACACGTGTCAAAGTTTTTAGGCTGGTATCCTCATGTTggtgtgcttagctaatttttgtGATTTATGCATTTCTATGAAATGTGGCACCTATTGGATGACAAGTTGTACACCAATGTGCCAGGTATTGCAATGGAACAGGGGGAAAGATGTGCAGTCTTGTTACATGCATTTACATTCATCACGTGTCCTCTTTGTCTTCGTTTGTGATTTACCTTTGGTACCTCTTGAATGATTACTGTACGCGAGCCAATCAAAGCAAAAGTTGCGTTTCTTTTAACGTGAAAATGTTTCCCCAAACGCGCACGACGAGCAATAGACACGTGATTTCTGCAGAAAGACTATTTTCTATGTCAAAAAAATCCTTTCAATTTAAAACACAACATTCGATATTTATTTCCATGCAAAGATCTCGTAAGGAGACTATATTATAGGTCTACATATAGAACAGTGGTGGTATACTTGCTAAGTGTTAATTAATGGTAAATTTAAAGAACTGTTTATGCATTTATTGTATAATACTCAAACTTAAACGAAGATTGTAAATAACGCATGGCATCGTCTTATCAatggtttaaacaccccacgtgacccgctctccaccaataggaatagcgaaactgtctgaagtatttatgaattgttGTTATAACATTGATGTTCTCTAGTTCAGGGCAATGGTGTGAATGTGTATGTGATGGACACCGGCGTTAACGTCAAACACAGCGAGTTCGGGACCCGCGCCCATATGTTGTACGGCACCACAGACGACCATGGCCACGGCACTCATTACTCTGGAACTGTTGGTGGTGCGACCTATGGAATAGCCCGCCAATCAACCATTCAGAGCGTCAAGATATGCAATCAACACGGTAGCTGTACCAAGAGTGCCTTTGTGCTTGGTTAGTTTTctgatgtttttatttcaagCAACAACTAATCGTATTCAAATTTGAACCTTGATAACAGTTTTGCACCAAACGGCAACAAAAACATTAGTTTACATAAAACGGACTCGAGGCATTgcattggtctcaacgtttcgactagctcagaattccgaaaaatctactccgcggttcTCAAACGAACATCGTCTACCAAGCAAGTACAGATATACACATGGTCTGACCGCACACCAAATACAGCGATTTTACTgcttccataaaatgcttttaGGTGTTGATTTTCCCCACAGGTTCTGACAGTGTCAAGGCCCACAATCAGAGTCCAAAGGGAGTGGTCTCAATGTCCCTCCATTATGGAGCTTCTAAACTAATTGACAATGCTGTGACTGCTCTTTGGGATGCCGGCTATGTAATTTCCGTTGCTGCTGGAAATAAAGACGCCGACTCGTGCCACTACTCGCCGCAAAGAGTCGTAAACGTAAAGTTGGTCTGCATATTTCGTgcgttaataacaataatttactAGACATGTAGAGTAGGTAAAGGCACATTCAAaccaagagaaaaaaacacagggcaatagggtccacggttcgggaaagaTCCACAGTTGGAAagcgtgtacaaaaccaatgggagttGTTGGTATATATATGCTCTCTATGCCTCACCTTGTATTGTGACGCTAGTTTGAAATGAGTTTTAAGGGTTGGGGAAAGGTGGGGGAGCCCGTGCAGTTTCTTTGTGTCCTACTGCAGTTCAAATCCACGCCTGcttttaaaatgctttacttttgctGATTCGACAGACAAACACCGTTGGGGCAACGGATGATAGCGATGCAAGAGCTTACTTCTCCAACTACGGTACTTGCGTTGACATCTTTGCTCCCGGTGTTGACATCTTAAGCGCCGGCTACGCAACTACCACTGGCACTGCTATCATGTCCGGAACATCCATGGCCTGCCCCCACGTATCAGGTCAAGTACTCGTCTGTTTGCATTTAATGACTCACATTTTCCTGCTTCGCAgttcaggtttttgttttactggaCAAAACATGCGAGGCCCGTTTTTTACCCGAAAGTTTCTGAAATAGGCCTAAAACCAATATTATTGCGTTTTAATGATGCAATTCTGATATTTACCATTTATATATATTACAAAGGCACAAGTAAATATGGACGACAATTTTCTAGGTTGGCTGGTGCACACACCAGCCAAATTGGAATAAGAATGCT encodes:
- the LOC139944745 gene encoding aqualysin-1-like; this translates as MKLFLLCMCVAFAQGGLATLHMAKERGLPNNYIVQLKDVADVDQVADELEGYFTQMRTPIGKINKIRLVMRALTLRIPPHLVNYVRSLDAVEFVEQDSLGHIQGQQNGATWGIDRVDQRDLPLDNTYQSKSCGNGVNVYVMDTGVNVKHSEFGTRAHMLYGTTDDHGHGTHYSGTVGGATYGIARQSTIQSVKICNQHGSCTKSAFVLGSDSVKAHNQSPKGVVSMSLHYGASKLIDNAVTALWDAGYVISVAAGNKDADSCHYSPQRVVNTNTVGATDDSDARAYFSNYGTCVDIFAPGVDILSAGYATTTGTAIMSGTSMACPHVSGAAALYVSKANTETPQQIKTRMLSDSTLNKVTDAKGSPNKLLYIGNVSTQRPSY